The following proteins come from a genomic window of Meles meles chromosome 1, mMelMel3.1 paternal haplotype, whole genome shotgun sequence:
- the FABP3 gene encoding fatty acid-binding protein, heart, whose amino-acid sequence MVDAFVGTWKLVDSKNFDDYMKSLGVGFATRQVANMTKPTTVIEMNGDTIILKTHSTFKNTEISFKLGVEFDETTADDRKVKSTVTLDGGKLVHVQKWDGQETTLVRELVDGKLILTLTHGNAVCTRTYEKEA is encoded by the exons ATGGTGGACGCCTTCGTAGGCACCTGGAAGCTAGTGGACAGCAAGAATTTCGATGACTACATGAAGTCACTCG GTGTGGGTTTTGCTACCAGGCAGGTGGCCAACATGACCAAGCCTACCACAGTCATCGAAATGAATGGGGACACTATCATCCTAAAAACACACAGCACCTTCAAGAACACAGAGATCAGCTTCAAGCTAGGGGTGGAGTTTGATGAGACAACAGCAGATGACAGGAAGGTCAAG TCCACCGTGACGCTGGATGGAGGCAAACTTGTCCACGTGCAGAAGTGGGACGGGCAAGAGACAACACTTGTGCGGGAGCTAGTTGATGGGAAACTTATCTTG aCACTCACCCACGGAAATGCAGTTTGCACTCGTACTTACGAGAAAGAGGCATGA